Proteins co-encoded in one Gopherus evgoodei ecotype Sinaloan lineage chromosome 4, rGopEvg1_v1.p, whole genome shotgun sequence genomic window:
- the BTBD7 gene encoding BTB/POZ domain-containing protein 7 isoform X4, with protein sequence MGANASNYPHSCSPRVGGNSQAQQTFIGTSSYSHQGYGCESKLYSLDHGHEKPQDKKKKSSGLATLKKKFIKRRKSSRSADHAKQMRELLSGWDVRDVNALVEEYEGTSALKELSLQASLARPEARTLQKDMADLYEYKYCTDVDLIFQETCFPVHRAILAARCPFFKTLLSSSPEYGAEIIMDINTAGIDMPMFSALLHYLYTGEFGMEDSRFQNVDILVQLSEEFGTPNSLDVDMRGLFDYMCYYDVVLSFSSNSELVESFGGSPNCLDEELKAHKAIISSRSPFFRHLLQRRIRTGEEITDRTLRTPTRIILDESIIPKKYAKVILNCMYTDVVDLSVLHCSPSVGSLSEVQALVAGKLNMTRAEEAMELYHIALFLEFNMLAQGREHGSVDGGLELRWY encoded by the exons ATGGGTGCTAATGCATCTAACTACCCTCATTCGTGTTCCCCAAGGGTAGGGGGAAATTCGCAGGCACAACAGACATTCATAG GAACATCATCCTACTCTCATCAAGGTTATGGCTGTGAATCAAAACTGTATAGCCTTGACCATGGCCATGAGAAACCTCaagacaagaaaaagaaaagctctgGCCTTGCCACCCTCAAAAAGAAATTTATTAAGCGTCGGAAATCTAGCCGGTCTGCTGATCATGCCAAGCAGATGCGAGAGCTCCTCTCAGGCTGGGATGTTAGAGATGTCAATGCATTAGTAGAGGAATATGAGGGAACTTCAGCCTTAAAGGAGCTTTCTCTACAAGCAAGTTTGGCAAGACCAGAAGCCAGGACACTACAGAAAGACATGGCTGATTTGTACGAGTACAAATATTGTACTGATGTAGACTTAATATTTCAAGAAACTTGCTTCCCTGTGCATCGTGCGATATTAGCAGCAAGGTGTCCATTTTTTAAGACACTGCTTTCTTCCTCACCAGAATATGGAGCAGAGATAATAATGGATATCAACACAGCTGGCATAGACATGCCTATGTTTTCTGCTTTGTTACACTACCTTTATACAGGAGAGTTTGGAATGGAAGATTCGAGATTCCAAAATGTTGATATCCTTGTGCAGCTTAGTGAAGAATTTGGAACACCAAATTCCTTAGATGTTGATATGCGTGGGCTGTTTGATTATATGTGTTACTATGATGTGGTTCTTAGTTTTTCATCCAACTCTGAACTGGTAGAATCATTTGGTGGAAGTCCAAACTGTTTAGATGAAGAGCTTAAAGCTCACAAAGCTATTATTTCATCACGGTCGCCATTTTTTCGACACCTACTGCAAAGGAGGATACGAACTGGTGAAGAAATCACAGACCGAACGCTGCGGACTCCAACTAGAATTATACTGGATGAATCTATCATACCAAAAAAATATGCTAAGGTCATTTTAAACTGTATGTATACAGATGTGGTAGACCTCTCAGTTTTGCACTGCAGCCCCTCGGTGGGGAGTCTAAGCGAAGTTCAGGCTCTTGTAGCAGGAAAACTAAACATGACTAGGGCTGAAGAAGCTATGGAGCTTTATCACATAGCACTGTTTTTGGAGTTTAACATGCTTGCACAAG GGAGGGAGCATGGTTCAGTGGATGGAGGACTTGAGCTGCGTTGGTACTGA